TCTTGATGTAATGCACATTGAGAAAAATGTATGTGATAACATAATCAATACACTCTTGGGTACTGACAAGAAGTCAAAAGACAACTTAAATTCTCGGTTAGACCTTCAAGCTCTAGGCATAAGAAGTGTTCTTCATCCTATTGAAGTAGAAGATAAATTTTATTTACCTCCAGCCCCATACTCAATGAATTCTGAAGAGAAGAAATTGTTTTGCAAAGTGTTAAATGGAGTTAAGTTCCCTGATGGTTATGCCTCTGATATACGGCGCAATGTCCAGGTTAATGAGAAAAAGATAATCGGACTTAAGAGCCATGATAATCATGTTATCCTTCAACAATTGCTTCCACTTGCTGTTAGAAGGATATTACCAGAAAATGTTAGTGCAGCACTGATTCGTGTgagcaatttttttaagcaaataTATTCGCCTGTTATCCGTGTAAGTGATATGCAAAAACTAGAGGCAGAAATAACTGAGACCATATGTCTTCTTGAGAAAATATTCCTACCCTCATTTTTTACTATTATGATACACTTGATGGTCCATCTACCTGCTCAAGCAAGAATAGCTGGTCCGGTACATTTTCGCAACATGTACCCTGGAGAGAggtaattttctaaaaaaaccaGTAAAATAACTGCAGCCATGCCTTAGCACAAATAAACTCACTTTCACTCcctatttatatatgtataggtTTTTGATGAGATGTAAGGGGTATGTTCGCACTAGAAGTCATCCCGAAGGATCAATTGCGGAGAGCTATTTATTTGATGAGAGTCTTACATTCTGTTCTCGTTATTTACATGGTGTTACTCGTTTTACTCGGCGAGTTAGGAATGACGAAGGCCTGCCCATGGAAGTTCAGAGTACCACTCCTTTCTTTCGCAACATTGGGCGAGGGTTAGCTGGCAAATGTTGCGTGGCTTTAGACCACAAAAATTGGTTGCAGGCACACAGGTATGTCTTATTCAACTATGACAATATCGATCCTTATTTGAAGTGAgctattttctttattttaacaTTGAGaaattttcgtttttttattattgaatTGGCTTTTGAACACTTGCAGCAAACACATTGACTATCTTTCCTCAACTGGCCTTCAAAACAAACGTGAAATTGACCGTGTGCACCATGAAACCTTTCATGAGTGGTTTAGATTGCATGTAAGTAGGCAAATGGCCCAAGTAATGTGTGATTTTTACTAAATTGTAGCTTTATCTTGACAAATATTATCTCAATAACAGGTCACTGAGATGGGTGATGATGAACCAGAAGAGATAAAAATTTTAGCTAAAGAGCCCATCATGGCTGCCAATAAATATAACAGCTACACCATAAATGGTTTTAACTTTCATACACAGTCTTATGATGAGGGAAGGCCTGTTCAAAGTAGTGGAGTGTCTCTAATGGCTGAGACCACATGTTTTGAAAGAGGCAATAATGATTGCCGCGTAGTAGGAAACAAGATCTATTATGGTATTATAAAAGAAATTATTGAGTTGAATTATAGCAACAGAGGTAATATAGTGCTCTTCAAGTGTGATTGGGTTGATAATCGCATACAGCACAAGTGGGTAAAGACTGATCAGTTTGGGATAACTACTGTGAATTTCAAGCATTTATTCAATACCGGTGACAATATATCAGATGAGCCTTTCATTTTAGCATCTCAAGCTATTCAGGTTTACTATGTTCAAGATCCTGTTGATACTGAATGGTTTGCTGTTAGGCAATCAAAACCACGTGACTTATATAATATGAGTGAAACTGAAAAAGATGATTTGGGGAATGACACTGAAGTATCCATCATTTTGCCTGATGTGCATCCCAATTCAACTATGAATATCTCTGTTGAAGAAACTGTTTTTGTTAGGACAGACATAGATGGAATAATTGTTGAAGCAAACAAACCTAAGACGTAAgcatttttgtatatatattattgttGCTACTCATTTCTGCTTGTACACCAAGTAATCTTAGTACTTTTCCTGTTCCTTCTACTGTACTGATGTTCGTTGAAGCACTCTTTACTGgttggtaattttttttatcatggcGCAGGAAAAACAATGGAAAAGGCAAGAGGAAGGTCTAAAGAAAAGGTTATCAATGGAATGGCAGTTGGAAAGAATAAGGAAAACACTCTTACTGATTATGAAATACGTCGCAAAGGTGTCATAGCAGCAAACAATGAGATGTTACAATCTCTAAACCTCCCGCCCATGGGCAGCAATACGCATGTTCAACAACGACCCAAGAAAATACCTAAGGTTATGTGTCTTGAACTTCTGGTTCTAATTTTTTAGTATCCAATATGTACCTTTTATTTGACATCAAACTTCTGTTAGGTAACTGATGGTAGAAACATGGTGCCATGTGGAGATCATAACTTGCGGTCTAGGTCAAGAAATAACCTAGAGGAAAATGTAGATGAAAATGTTGGCGATGATCCTGAATACCAACTAGAAGAAGATGCCATGGATGACAATGAAGGTATTAAAGAAACTGAGCTGTGCTATTTATGGCAATTCAGATCGTGCTAGTGTTATACATGCTTATGCTTGTTTCTGTTTTGTTCAGTAGATGTAGAAGAAACTCTTGAACTTGAAAAAGTTCAGCagaaaaagaaggaaggaaGGGGTATCACTCAAAAGCTCAACATAATTTCAAGGGTGGGTGAAGCTAAAATCAAAATTACTCTCAACGAATTTGGTCAGCCGGTGGGGCTTGATTCTGAGGAATTTGCCACTACTTTTGGGACATTTGTGAGAAAGAAAATACCTGTTGCATGTGGTGATTGGAGAGATGTTGACGTCAAAGACAAGCTGAAAGTATGGGAAGATGTACAGGTAGATTGACTGTTATTTGTCTTGTTCCATTAATTTTGTATATCCTActaattcaatattttttatattaaaacAGAAACATTATGAGATCAATGAATATGGTTTACATTTTGTGTTGGAGACATCACATATGATATGGAAGGATTATAAGGCTGATTTGAAGAAGAAACATTTTGATGCAAATCTGACTGATGAGGAACTTATGGACAGACGTGACTTAAGAGTCAACGAGGCACAATGGAAGTGGCTTATTAACCATTGGAGATCTCCAGAAGCTGTGGTAAGGCATCCAGTGTTATTTGCTGTACTTTACATTAAAATAGCCTACATATTGTGTTCATAACTGTTGTGTAGGCCCGCTCCATAAGAGGCAAGGCAAATCGCGGAATGTTGCGCATGTTACATACAGCTGGTAGCAAGAGCCACGCTCGTGTTGGCCATGACATGGTAACATAAGTATATCATGTTAGTTCATTAGATGTATGACTTACAAAGCTTTGTGTACTCTAACTTCTTGTTTTAGGGTGTGAAAACTGGGCGTCCTCCTAGAAGGGATGAAGTCTTTGTTGAAACGCACAAACGAAAAAATGGAGAAATTATTCCAGAGGCTGCAGAAACAGTTGTATGCTTTCATTTTCTAAAACAGATTTCATGTGTAGAATACTACTTGCTAATATGTTTTTCCAACATTATAGGAAATGCTAAAAGAGGCTGCAGAAGTTAACCCAGAGTTGAAGAACAAAACAATCCAGGAGGGCGATTTGTATTCACGTGTTTGTGGAACCAAGGAACCAAGAGGCCGTGTTCGTGTTTTAGGAAAGGGACCAACTCCTCAGGATGTGGGCACACCAGGAACACGTAGCAGAATGCCAACAAGACTTCAGCTAGAAATAGAATCTCATCGACAGACCAAACAAGAAGTTGTATGTCTGAATAAACGCATGGACGACATGCAACAACGTTTTAACATAATGGAGCATATGGTTATGTCTCAAGGTGTGCAGAATATAGAAACAAGTTCCCATCATGCTTCTAATTCTCGACATGCTGAGGTAAAGTGCCTTGCCTATCTGGATTTATCTATTTGATTTCATGTTATTTGGAAATATGTGTTGTATTTGTTGCCTACAAAAGCTTATGTCATTATGTTGATTTGGTTGTAGAGCCCAAGGAGTCCAGTACTTGAAGAGCTGCATCCTAATGAGCCTACCAATAGGCACTTGCTGGAGGAGCCTCATGCTGAGCCTACCAGTAGGCACTTGGATAATATCCTATCGGGTGATGACTTTATTATCCGCAAAAAAGCTATAACGCCAAGGGTGCCCTCAAGAAACACAGCCACAGGAAGCCATGAAGCCACCATTGCTGAAGGAGaaaatcttgtaatttttctcATCCTTCTAAACCTAGCTTTTATTTAAGTCATTTAAATGCTATTGGTATTAATTGGTCAACATACTGAACTGAATTGTGTCCTTTAGGTTGGTAAAGATGTTATCTTATATGCTGTCTTGAGATCTGACACCCCTGTGGCTAAAGCAACAATTGTATCAATTCATCCAAGTTCCTTGGTGGGAGGTCAACCTCTAGGTGTTGAATTCTATGAAGTTGTTGTCAATGTCGTGCTTAAAAGAGATGCATTGCTTCCTCGTCCATATGATGATATGCAAACTATGGCTGATGCTCAGTACACATCCATTGCATGGCCAAACAATAGGGTAAAAATCTGCTGTCAAATCCTTACTACGTGCTTATTGTTTCTATTTTTGTTGTAATGGCTTGCCATCAAATACTAACTGTATGCTATTTTCACCTTTCATTTTGGCAGTTGAATGTTAGCAAGAGGTCTGCTATGTCCAAAAGTGCTAACTCCAAAAGTGCAGGTATTTACTTCCAGTGTTTACTTCCCAATAGATGAACTGAGTTGTTAGTAATAACCTATGCATTTCAGAATACTTGGACTGCTTGTTAGTAATAACCCTCACTTGTTAAACATTTCTGCATGGTTCAAATCCTCTAGTGCAAGGTTCAAATCCTCGAGTAAAGCAATGTGTTTGTGTACAACTAACTAGTACAGACTATTGCAAGAATAGTTAAACTTCTTTTTTAGTTTTGAATATAATGTTAGAGTACCTGAGAAATATGGATTATGATTGACCTAAAATAGATTTGGAAGATTGTCCTGATTTGCACCTATTATGACTCCTTTCAGTCATGGGAGCTTTTTCCACCTTATTAACTTCGTAAGGATTATTTTGCAGGGGTTGTTCAGTCTGGATAACAAAATGCTGGCTGCAAAGGGAGTATTTTGGTCAAATGGTGGCTGATGAAAATTACCAACTTAGGGTAGTGCACTTTTAGAAACCATGTAACTTGTATGCCTTTTGTAGTAAACACTGCTTGTCCCTTGATCGTTTCAACAACTGATGTTAGAAGCATGTTTGGAGTAATGACTTGTAGTTGACATGAACCTGTGACAACAAACTGATGTTAGAAGCATG
This genomic window from Oryza sativa Japonica Group chromosome 12, ASM3414082v1 contains:
- the LOC4352075 gene encoding uncharacterized protein isoform X1; translation: MEKARGRSKEKVINGMAVGKNKENTLTDYEIRRKGVIAANNEMLQSLNLPPMGSNTHVQQRPKKIPKVTDGRNMVPCGDHNLRSRSRNNLEENVDENVGDDPEYQLEEDAMDDNEVDVEETLELEKVQQKKKEGRGITQKLNIISRVGEAKIKITLNEFGQPVGLDSEEFATTFGTFVRKKIPVACGDWRDVDVKDKLKVWEDVQKHYEINEYGLHFVLETSHMIWKDYKADLKKKHFDANLTDEELMDRRDLRVNEAQWKWLINHWRSPEAVARSIRGKANRGMLRMLHTAGSKSHARVGHDMGVKTGRPPRRDEVFVETHKRKNGEIIPEAAETVEMLKEAAEVNPELKNKTIQEGDLYSRVCGTKEPRGRVRVLGKGPTPQDVGTPGTRSRMPTRLQLEIESHRQTKQEVVCLNKRMDDMQQRFNIMEHMVMSQGVQNIETSSHHASNSRHAESPRSPVLEELHPNEPTNRHLLEEPHAEPTSRHLDNILSGDDFIIRKKAITPRVPSRNTATGSHEATIAEGENLVGKDVILYAVLRSDTPVAKATIVSIHPSSLVGGQPLGVEFYEVVVNVVLKRDALLPRPYDDMQTMADAQYTSIAWPNNRLNVSKRSAMSKSANSKSAGVVQSG
- the LOC4352075 gene encoding uncharacterized protein isoform X3; protein product: MEKARGRSKEKVINGMAVGKNKENTLTDYEIRRKGVIAANNEMLQSLNLPPMGSNTHVQQRPKKIPKVTDGRNMVPCGDHNLRSRSRNNLEENVDENVGDDPEYQLEEDAMDDNEVDVEETLELEKVQQKKKEGRGITQKLNIISRVGEAKIKITLNEFGQPVGLDSEEFATTFGTFVRKKIPVACGDWRDVDVKDKLKVWEDVQKHYEINEYGLHFVLETSHMIWKDYKADLKKKHFDANLTDEELMDRRDLRVNEAQWKWLINHWRSPEAVARSIRGKANRGMLRMLHTAGSKSHARVGHDMGVKTGRPPRRDEVFVETHKRKNGEIIPEAAETEMLKEAAEVNPELKNKTIQEGDLYSRVCGTKEPRGRVRVLGKGPTPQDVGTPGTRSRMPTRLQLEIESHRQTKQEVVCLNKRMDDMQQRFNIMEHMVMSQGVQNIETSSHHASNSRHAESPRSPVLEELHPNEPTNRHLLEEPHAEPTSRHLDNILSGDDFIIRKKAITPRVPSRNTATGSHEATIAEGENLVGKDVILYAVLRSDTPVAKATIVSIHPSSLVGGQPLGVEFYEVVVNVVLKRDALLPRPYDDMQTMADAQYTSIAWPNNRLNVSKRSAMSKSANSKSAGVVQSG
- the LOC4352075 gene encoding uncharacterized protein isoform X2, yielding MEKARGRSKEKVINGMAVGKNKENTLTDYEIRRKGVIAANNEMLQSLNLPPMGSNTHVQQRPKKIPKVTDGRNMVPCGDHNLRSRSRNNLEENVDENVGDDPEYQLEEDAMDDNEDVEETLELEKVQQKKKEGRGITQKLNIISRVGEAKIKITLNEFGQPVGLDSEEFATTFGTFVRKKIPVACGDWRDVDVKDKLKVWEDVQKHYEINEYGLHFVLETSHMIWKDYKADLKKKHFDANLTDEELMDRRDLRVNEAQWKWLINHWRSPEAVARSIRGKANRGMLRMLHTAGSKSHARVGHDMGVKTGRPPRRDEVFVETHKRKNGEIIPEAAETVEMLKEAAEVNPELKNKTIQEGDLYSRVCGTKEPRGRVRVLGKGPTPQDVGTPGTRSRMPTRLQLEIESHRQTKQEVVCLNKRMDDMQQRFNIMEHMVMSQGVQNIETSSHHASNSRHAESPRSPVLEELHPNEPTNRHLLEEPHAEPTSRHLDNILSGDDFIIRKKAITPRVPSRNTATGSHEATIAEGENLVGKDVILYAVLRSDTPVAKATIVSIHPSSLVGGQPLGVEFYEVVVNVVLKRDALLPRPYDDMQTMADAQYTSIAWPNNRLNVSKRSAMSKSANSKSAGVVQSG